attttaaatactaaagTCTATATTCGTGCTCACACTAGGCTTGGTTTATTTTATCTTTCAATCTCAATTTCACCAAAACTTCAATGGGAATTTTAGTCCATTGCTCATTACTCACACGTATAATTTTAATGGGCGTGTGTGAAGAAAGCATCCAGTACATGACGCCCTTAGGCGAACTGCACAATTAGAGCGATGTCTGGCCGCTTCCATCTCGTCGGAACTCCACAAAGGGATGCTCGAGATCACTTTCCGATGGATTGAAAGTGAAATCTGTGCCAGCTAACCACTTTTTCGATAGACTTTTTCCTAACACAATGGCGTGTTCAGGCTTAAGCTGTGAAAAACTTGTTTAAAACGCAATCGAATCCTCTTGAAAACGTATATTTTATGGGaattatttgctttttttttgtaaacgatAATTGGCGAAATCAAATTGTTAGATATGGAtgctgtagattttttttattgcccttgtagaccgacgagcatacggcccacttgatagTAAGTGATACGaacgcccatggacgtcagcaatgccaggggcagagctaagccgcagCCTACCGTTGAGTTGAATTGAGAGTTTTGGGAATTAAGCGAGGCCAAGACCTATTTTCGCATtcaattgtttttgttaatattatgaTGGTATTTGTATTAGGAGCTCATCATACACTAGGTACtttgattttgaaaataaaaagttcCATCCATATCCGTTTGAATTTTTTGTGGAATTTCGAAGGCAcacattaacaaataaattgacAGAAAAAGACGTTTTGTGACTAAGCACTTACCAcactgttatctatatattaatacgtgaaggaaaaactttgtatccctttttacgaaaattgcgcggacggaggagtatgaaattttccacacttatagagtatagagagaagtgcacaatgctaaatttttttttaaataatgcatatgagatacattaaatcaataaagaaaacattacacacactaccatgtatttgacaccacacatatatgtatatatatatataaatatactctttgtttattttcaattgtcaaacttttgttagtgtttaaaacctgtggtcgaattgagaatagatgaatattatttgactttattattatttatgtatagtatagttttggcgaaatctgtgattatataatataaatataagtatTTGTCATGTGAAGATACTTATTGGTATAAGCTGTGGTTGACATGTACGGGGGATGACACTACataataaacatggcgcgtgtGAATACTTATGCGTTTCATTACAGTTGTCTTAATAACCTTTTACTAACTAATTAAATACAGTTATTACATGGCGCTGAGGACTTAAAGAACTTAttgagataaatataaaaacctaAGTGGAAGTAAACCGTTGTAAACGGAAGATGGATTCGTTAAAACCACCGCCACCATTAAGCCTCATGGGCGActtgaaacaaaattttcaaaaatggacACAGCAAtatgatatttatatgattgctAGCGGGACGGAAggtgatgaaaaaattaaagataagcAGAAAAAGGCAATCTATTTGCACTGCCTAGGTGCAGAAGCACTAACCATATACAATGGTTTTAAGAACAAAGAAAAGTTATCTTATGTGGAAGTAAAACAGAAGTTTAATGAATATTGTTCGCCACCCGGAAATGAAACTTTTAGCAGACATGTCTTCTTCAGCAGAAAAAAAAGAGATGGAGaaagttttgatgaatttttCTGTACGTTGAGAAAATTGGCGGGAGACTGTGGGTTTGCAGACCTAGAAGAAAGCTTAATAAGAGACCAAATCATATTAGGCTTAAATGATGCCAAATTAACAGAAAGATTGCTTAAAGAATCGACCTTAACATTGGATAGCTGCATGAAAATATGTAAAGTGGCTGAGAGTGCTGCAAAACAGGTTCAAGTCATGACAGAAAAGACAGTTGAAGCTGTTACAAGAAAACAAGAATCTCGAAGCAGAATGCCTAATCAGAATAAAaccagttttaataataaacaacatcTAGGTAAGAGTGCAGAAGGATCAGTAAGGTTGAAGAATAATAATTGTGAAAGATGCGGAGGAGTGCATTCTCATCGATCCTGCCCAGCCTTTGGAAGGAGATGTGCTAAGTGTAATCGATATGGACATTACATGCAGATGTGCAGAACAGTTGGTGCTGTGTATGTCAGCGATGATGATAGTGATGACTCATTAGTAGTGGGGTCAGTAACTGTGGGCCAGGTTGATACAGAGGACTGGATCGTTGAGGCAAAAGTGAGAGGACAGAAGATGAAGTTCAAAGTGGATACAGGATCGCAGGTTAATATTTTGACTAGTGCTATAGTGAAAAAACTAGACTTAAAAATGACAGAAActtgtacaaaattaaaaaactttgatGGCTCAACTATAGAAACAGTAGGTATGACTAAAACTATagtgaaattcaataaaaaaaagtatgtacttGACTTTTATGtggtaaaatttaaaactactaaTGTGCTGAGCTATAAAGCTGCTGTGCAGTTGGGTTTAATAAACAaagttgaaaatatttcaaaggAATATGTAGTTCAGGACATTGGTGAATACAAAGATTTGTTTCATGGCTTAGGAAAATTGAACTatgtatacaaaattaaattaacagacAATTGTGCACCTGTAGTGGAGCCACCAAGGAAAATTCCTTTTAAATTAGTAGATAAAGTAAAAAATGAGCTTGATCGGTTGGAGCAACTTGATGTAATAAAGAAAGTGCAAGAACCAACTGAGTGGGTTAACTCTATggtgattgtaaaaaaaagtcaagATAAAATTAGATTGTGTTTAGATccacaaaatataaacaaatgtaTCATTAGAGAACGTCATAAAATACCTACCTTTGAGGAACTTACTTCAGCCATGCCTGATGCCAAATATTACTCAGTGTTAGATGCAAACAAAGGATTTTATCAGATTTTGTTAGCAGAAGAAAGTCAACTGCTAACAACGTTCAATGCAGGTCAATTTGGAAGATATTGTTTTAAGCGGTTACCATTTGGCCTGAATTCTGCCCCTGAGGTATTTACTAAGTGTTATTCAGAAATTTTCAATGAGATACAAGGTGTAGTAACTTATGTTGATGAAATATTAGTATGGGGAGATACGAAAAAAACACATGATGAAAGATTACTCCAAGTTTTAGAAAAGGCTCGGCAGGCTGGGGTCAAGTTTAATAAAGAGAAATGTGTCATAGGTGTAAAAGAGGTTAAATATGTGGGTCATATCCTATCTAGTGAGGGCCTTAAGCCAGACCCAGAAAAAGTGCGAGCTATTGTGGACATGAAAGAGCCAACAACAAAAAAGGAATTACAAACTGTCTTGGGTATTATAACATACATTTCTAAATTTATACCAAATACATCAGAATTGACAGAATCACTAAGACAATtgctaaaaaaaaacgtagagtACATTTGGGGTGACAAACAAAaagaagattttaaaaaaataaaacaatttctcaCTAGTGCAACAGTGCTCAGATACTTTGATGTCAACAAACCAGTGACTCTTTCAGTCGACAGTAGCTCCACAGGGTTGGGAGCGGTACTCCTACAGGATAATTTACCAGTTGCTTATGGGTCAAAGACCTTGACAGAGTGCCAAAAGTCATGGGCacaaattgaaaaagaaatgtTGGCAATAGTATATGGATGTGAAAAGTTTCatcaatatatttatgataaacATGTAATAGTTGAATCTGATCATAGGCCTTtagaatacatatttaaaaaaacaatcaatgaAACTCCACTAAGACTACAAAGGCTTAGATTGAGAATTCAAGGGTATGACCTGGAAATAAGATATAAACCAGGAAAAGAATTATTTGTAGCTGACGCCTTGTCTAGGAATAGCTTACCAgacaaaatatgtaataaagatTTGGATCAGCATGTAGAATTGCATGTTTGCTTGATAACGGAAGGATTAAAATTCACAGAACAAAAATtagaagattttaaaaaaaaaactgcaaatgaTGAAGAAtgtcaaaaaattataaaaaatattgaaatgggATGGCCAGATAAAGTAAAATTACCAacagatttaaaatattatcattctatAAAAGAGGATTTGTATTATGCAAATgggttaatatttaaaaataatgcagttTTTGTACCAAAGTCACTGAGGAAAGAAATATTGAACTTAATTCACTACAACCACCTAGGATtagaaaaatgcaaaaataagaTAAGAGGATTGTTATATTGGCCATTTATGAATAAAGAGCTGGAAGACCACATCAGAAACTGTGAAGCATGTTTGAAATATCAAAAATCTCATTCATTTGAAACCCTAATTCTAAGGGACATACCGAAACAACCCTGGGATATAATAGGAGCTGATATGTtcttctataaaaataatatatacttaatgGTTGTAGattatttaactaaatatgtggaaattataaatatggTGGATCAATCCACGCAAAGTCACATATTAGCATTAAAGCAGATGTTCGCGAGATGGGGTATTCCAACAAAGCTATGTACAGATGATGCATCACAGTTTAATAGTTACGAATTTCAAGAATTTGTGAAAGAATGGGGATTTCAGTTAGTTAAATCTAGTCCATATTATGCGAGGTCCAACGGTATGGTTGAACGGCACATTCagattgttaaaaaaatgtttaaaaaatgtgattttgatCAGAAAGATATTTATATGGCCTTGATGGAATATCGCAACACACCTATAGATTCAGAAATTAACATGTCTCCTAATGAGTTACTCTTAGGAAGACAAACAGTAACTTTGTTACCTACCAGATCTTCTTTGCcaggtaaaaataaattaaagaaagttAGGAATAGTTTGCAGAAAAagcaaattaaatacaaatattatcatGATAGAAGAAATAATCAAAAAGGAATTGAGTTTACAGAGGGTCAAAATGTGTTTATAAgggatagtaaaaataaaaatcttagggggaaaataatacaaaaaaacaaacatagaGCATACAATATTCTAACAGAGCAAGGACAAGTGATTAAAAGAAATagatacaatatttacaaaggCTCTTCTAATAGACAAAGAGACTATAACAGTGGTGATATAGAAGATTCAATTGGTAGTAGTGGCATTGGCAGTGACAATGACAATATTGAGAGTGACAATGACAATATACAGTCTAATGACACTACTAGCAATAGGAAGTCAGTAACTTTGGAAAATGTAAATACTGATATAAGGCAAACAAGGTCTGGAAGGCAGGTAAAACAACCAAGTTGGCTAAAGGGTCAAGTCTTATATTAAGTTAGAATCTAagttaaataaaacttcaaattgGTTACTTTGTAGGTTTATTTGAGTAAAGAAAGGGAGATGTCATGTGAAGATACTTATTGGTATAAGCTGTGGTTGACATGTACGGGGGATGACACTACataataaacatggcgcgtgtGAATACTTATGCGTTTCATTACAGTTGTCTTAATAACCTTTTACTAACTAATTAAATACAGTTATTacagtatttgacaatagaaccataataatgtttaaacataaaattgcaatgaattaaagtcgaatttcgactactgcgggaccactagtcgtAATTATTATGAAAACCTTCAAAACCTGTAGGTTCATTTTAGTAGAAGTAGAAGAATTCATTTTGATCTTAGCGGATCTGGACCTGTCCGTATTAGCTAGTACAAAGGTCTTGTACGTTTAATCGCAAAGCGTTTTTAGGAAATAGCTTCAtcgttttaaattattcaatcgATGATTTAGCTCAAGCTACAGCCGAGTTGCTTATAATCCAGTGAACACTTGAATccaagttaataaaaataaactacatgACATTGAATATGTTAGTCCATtataacttaatattatttgcgATGTTTGCTCAAAGAATATACATAAATGCATTaacaccaaaaaaatatttaaaaagacgTAGCGGTGGATGATATCATAGATTCGACCGCAAGCTGGAACCGCGCTAGCGACATTTACAAAATAACCTTGATTATTATTGAATTCCAACTAACAGGCTTCGGGTTTGATAGTCTACCGCAACAATGACAGCCGACTGGTGTAAAATCTCCATTTTGTTGGTTTCCTATAGTCAATATCATTCATTAATAGGTACATATAAAACCTAATATAACAATACCAGCACAACCCTATAGGAAATACTTTTCAATAGTACCCTGTCGATCATAGGATACAGTAAAGATCACAGTGGTATGTAGTTTTCTATTCACATGTACTTTTGCAGTTTGTCCATGGTACATAAGCTTATTGGAATAGAAATTATTACCACCTACTGTCGAATGGGTCAATAACCTCTCTAGCATTGCGAAGGCTACCAAAGGTATTATTTCTCAAAGGAAAAATGAGGCACAAAGGTCCAAGACCCAAAATACCATAATCCACTAAATTATGATGAAATTTCTCACCGAATATTTAACCTTGAGTAAAATGAATTCgcttgagcaataaaaaatagttgtCTCATGACTTTGCATATTTTAAGCAATATTCGTTCACCTCAACTGCGAGGACGGAATAAATTATGGATGCGCAACTTAACTATAGTTATAGATTTTTGAATCATGGTACAcgagattaaaaatattactgcCGAGTACAAACGCAAATACACTAAGTACTtggtgataaaaaaaatctttaatttagCATAAATACTTTTCGTTTGCGTGAGGTCATCATACCTATACATGGTACATATGATCAGACACCGTGCGGGGTCACAATTCTCATCCTCCAGCAAATAATTTTTGTACGCCTGCGTGTTTCGGGCttcattttattacatgaaTGCTGGTGGTAAGACGATAGTAGGTTGTGATCCCGCAcgggtatttctgccgtgaaacagtaatgcgttttggtttgaacaCCAGTTGACCCTTGAGCTAGTCCACTAAGATCGAATTACGCCAAAATCGCATGACTGACTGTATAGGCGTTTTGACCTGTAATACCCGTCATAACCCAAAGTCACGGACGTTCGTTTTAATGTTATGTGCTTATCTTTATCAATAGCTGCTTAATAAAGGTGAAAGATTAGGTAGCAGTTGAGGTCACATCGATTACCTTTCCTTAT
The Bombyx mori chromosome 5, ASM3026992v2 DNA segment above includes these coding regions:
- the LOC119628527 gene encoding uncharacterized protein K02A2.6-like; this translates as MDSLKPPPPLSLMGDLKQNFQKWTQQYDIYMIASGTEGDEKIKDKQKKAIYLHCLGAEALTIYNGFKNKEKLSYVEVKQKFNEYCSPPGNETFSRHVFFSRKKRDGESFDEFFCTLRKLAGDCGFADLEESLIRDQIILGLNDAKLTERLLKESTLTLDSCMKICKVAESAAKQVQVMTEKTVEAVTRKQESRSRMPNQNKTSFNNKQHLGKSAEGSVRLKNNNCERCGGVHSHRSCPAFGRRCAKCNRYGHYMQMCRTVGAVYVSDDDSDDSLVVGSVTVGQVDTEDWIVEAKVRGQKMKFKVDTGSQVNILTSAIVKKLDLKMTETCTKLKNFDGSTIETVGMTKTIVKFNKKKYVLDFYVVKFKTTNVLSYKAAVQLGLINKVENISKEYVVQDIGEYKDLFHGLGKLNYVYKIKLTDNCAPVVEPPRKIPFKLVDKVKNELDRLEQLDVIKKVQEPTEWVNSMVIVKKSQDKIRLCLDPQNINKCIIRERHKIPTFEELTSAMPDAKYYSVLDANKGFYQILLAEESQLLTTFNAGQFGRYCFKRLPFGLNSAPEVFTKCYSEIFNEIQGVVTYVDEILVWGDTKKTHDERLLQVLEKARQAGVKFNKEKCVIGVKEVKYVGHILSSEGLKPDPEKVRAIVDMKEPTTKKELQTVLGIITYISKFIPNTSELTESLRQLLKKNVEYIWGDKQKEDFKKIKQFLTSATVLRYFDVNKPVTLSVDSSSTGLGAVLLQDNLPVAYGSKTLTECQKSWAQIEKEMLAIVYGCEKFHQYIYDKHVIVESDHRPLEYIFKKTINETPLRLQRLRLRIQGYDLEIRYKPGKELFVADALSRNSLPDKICNKDLDQHVELHVCLITEGLKFTEQKLEDFKKKTANDEECQKIIKNIEMGWPDKVKLPTDLKYYHSIKEDLYYANGLIFKNNAVFVPKSLRKEILNLIHYNHLGLEKCKNKIRGLLYWPFMNKELEDHIRNCEACLKYQKSHSFETLILRDIPKQPWDIIGADMFFYKNNIYLMVVDYLTKYVEIINMVDQSTQSHILALKQMFARWGIPTKLCTDDASQFNSYEFQEFVKEWGFQLVKSSPYYARSNGMVERHIQIVKKMFKKCDFDQKDIYMALMEYRNTPIDSEINMSPNELLLGRQTVTLLPTRSSLPGNSFIVLNYSIDDLAQATAELLIIQ